The sequence CCGAAAATGATTATGATTTCAAAATTCTCGATGCTGTCGAAAGAGTAAATGAAATTCAAAAAGGTGTTTTGGTCGAGAAAATCACCAATTATTATTGTGGAGAAAAGAATGTTAAAGGCAAGACCTTTGCCCTTTGGGGACTCTCTTTTAAACCGAGAACCGATGATATGCGGGAGGCCCCTTCTATTGTTATTATTAATAAACTGCTTGATATGGGCGCTAATATCGTTGCCCATGATCCTGTGGCAATGGGTGAAGCAAGGCATATATTTAATGACCGAATAGAGTACAGAGATATCAATTACGATGCACTTGAAGGTGCAGATGCCCTGTTAATAGTTACGGAATGGAATGAGTTCAGGAGGCCTAATTTTGATCGTATAAAATCACTCATGAAAAAGCCGGTCATATTTGATGGCAGGAATATCTATAATCCCAGGGAAATGAAAAAGCTGGGCTTTGAGTACTTTGCTGTCGGGAGGAAGGTTTGAGAGTTCTCGTTACGGGAGGCGCCGGATTTATAGGAAGCCATCTTTGCGAAAGATTGCTTAATGAAGGGCATGATGTTCTTTGTCTCGATAATTTTTTTACCGGTTCAAAGGAAAATATTACTCACCTTATGGATAACCATAATTTCGAACTCATCAGGCATGACATTATCGAGCCCATTCTCCTCGAAGTGGATCGGATCTATAACCTTGCCTGCCCTGCATCACCTGTTCATTACCAGTATAATCCGGTAAAAACGACTAAAACCTCCGTCATGGGTACCATCAATATGCTGGGCCTTGCAAAAAGAGTAAGCGCAAGAATATTACAGGCTTCAACATCAGAGGTCTATGGAGACCCTAAAGTGCATCCTCAAAAGGAAGAGTATTGGGGAAATGTGAATTGCATAGGGCCAAGAAGCTGTTATGATGAAGGCAAGCGGGTGGCTGAAACCCTTATGGTTGACTATTACAGGCAGAACAGGGTAGACATAAAGATTGTCAGAATTTTTAATACTTATGGCCCCAGAATGGCAGAGAATGATGGCCGGGTCGTTTCTAATTTTATAATGCAGGCGCTTAGAGGTGAGAATATTACTATCTATGGTGATGGTACGCAGACAAGGTCTTTTTGTTATGTTGATGATCTTGTTGAAGGAATGATGAAGATGATGGAATGCCAGGATTTTACAGGGCCTGTTAACCTGGGAAACCCTGATGAATTTACCATGATCGAACTTGCAGATGAGGTGAAGAGAATAACGGGATCAAAGTCGAAGTTAATATATAAACCCTTGCCCCAGGATGATCCGACGCAGCGGCAGCCCGATATTTCACTTGCCATGGATAAGCTCGCCTGGAAACCTGAAATCAAGCTGAAAAAGGGGCTTGAAAAGACTGTTGATTACTTTTCTGAGAGGTTAGAGACCTGAAAAAGTGATTTTTTTGTATTTGTAAAGCTTCTTTTTTTGTTATGATACGAAAATACAAAGATATATTACCTCAAATTCATGAAAGCGTATTTGTCGAAGAGAGTGCGCAGATTATCGGTGATGTTGTTCTCGGTAAGGAATCGAGCGTGTGGTTTAATGCGACAATTCGCGGTGATGTAAACTACATCCGTATTGGAAACAGGACCAATGTTCAGGATAATTGTGTCCTTCACGTAACGAAGGGAACGCATCCTCTGGTTATTGGCAATGATGTAACCATTGGTCATAATGTTACGCTTCATGGCTGCACTATAAAAGACAGGTGCCTTCTGGGAATGGGGTCTATTGTGCTTGACGGTGCCCGGGTTGGTGAAGATTCTATTGTCGGGGCAGGCGCGCTTGTTACGGAAGGTATGAATGTAGAACCGGGAACACTGGTTGTCGGTGTT is a genomic window of Deltaproteobacteria bacterium containing:
- a CDS encoding gamma carbonic anhydrase family protein, translated to MIRKYKDILPQIHESVFVEESAQIIGDVVLGKESSVWFNATIRGDVNYIRIGNRTNVQDNCVLHVTKGTHPLVIGNDVTIGHNVTLHGCTIKDRCLLGMGSIVLDGARVGEDSIVGAGALVTEGMNVEPGTLVVGVPARPARELTDEEVKRIKKSAMNYIDYMKDYQT
- a CDS encoding SDR family oxidoreductase produces the protein MRVLVTGGAGFIGSHLCERLLNEGHDVLCLDNFFTGSKENITHLMDNHNFELIRHDIIEPILLEVDRIYNLACPASPVHYQYNPVKTTKTSVMGTINMLGLAKRVSARILQASTSEVYGDPKVHPQKEEYWGNVNCIGPRSCYDEGKRVAETLMVDYYRQNRVDIKIVRIFNTYGPRMAENDGRVVSNFIMQALRGENITIYGDGTQTRSFCYVDDLVEGMMKMMECQDFTGPVNLGNPDEFTMIELADEVKRITGSKSKLIYKPLPQDDPTQRQPDISLAMDKLAWKPEIKLKKGLEKTVDYFSERLET